The region tctggggaacagataatgtgaggaagagattcgttgggtgcccctgaacattgttgggcacaacatgttgcgtacgtttggcaaccctgttgcgatatgttgcgtgcgtttggccagtccatttAACACGTATCGCAACATCATGtaacaatgttgcgttgaaatgtagcgcgcgtttggccaggccttaaggaGTTATAAATTTGAATATCGCCAATACAAAACGTCACTATCAAAACTATGCTTCGGGGTTTTTCGCAGTATGTATAAATCAACACGTTGACAAAGCTATTAAAGTACCTTTTTCAGTTTCCTTTTTGCTTGAAATGTCCCACTGTAATCATCAATTGTCAATGCACAGTCCAGTGGAGTAACGATAACGAAAAGATCAATTTTGCTCTTGACAAGTCTTTTATCCGGTTCACCCACACACCACAATCAGTGAGAAGTTTGAAGTTggaacaaaataatttaatattctatGACTACGATATTGCATTGTTTTGCTTCTTAACAAGTCCAAGTTGCCAAAATCTGGAGAGAAAATGCTTACTCTATCACACATTTACCTTTCCTTGTTTCATGCAATCCCGAAAAATCTATCACAAAACACATAGAACTAGAGAAAAAGTAAATAACGAAAAACACTGAACGCAAAAAAGTTTAATTTTAAGGCTAAGATAATTAAATTTATCAGGATCTTTCGTCGTTATTGTTTCGTAGTTCGAGCCTGCATACGACAATTTTTATCTCTCTTTTAATGTCTTTCTTCAAGAATGCATAAACCAGAGGGTTAACTGTTGAATTCCCCGTCAAGAGGAGCAGAGTGACAAAACTGACTTCAATAGGACGATTAACACAAGAAAATGCACGACAGAAAATCAAAATGCTTGTTATCACATAACTTcccagaaaaaacaaaacaagagcaATAATAAAGTTCGCGGTGTTTGTGTGCTTCCGTCTTTGAGGAAGGGAAGATAGATTCAATGATTGGTTATGTTGAAGCTGCCTTCTCTCTGACTTCACAGTGGCTTGGTGTTTTGCCTTCACAATGAGAATACGAACAATAGCGTGTAAAAGAAGTATGCAACCCAATATATCAAACCCAGACACTCCAGTCAACCGTATGATTTTCAAAGCCGTCGGCGAGTTCGTAATGTACATTCCTGAGACGAGATACAAGGCAATAAGGAAAGGTATCAACCACGCTAGGGTGATAACTACTAAAGTTCGTCTGGCGGTCATGGAGGTGTGATATTTCAAGGGATGAACAATCGCCGTGAAACGATCCCATGTCAGAGAGCAAAGATTTGTAACCGAAGAGTGCAGGATAAACCAGTGAAAACCCGTGTACACTCGCATGTTACAAATACTGAGCAGACCGCAAAGATGAGTTAGTGGAAACGCGACGATCCCGACGCCAAGATCGGCAACAGCCAAAGAAAACACGAGCCAGTTACTGGAGGAGTGTAACCGGCGACGTTTAACGATAAGAATTACGACAAAACCATTTCCAAGCACTGTTGCGATGGAGAGAAGCCAACCGAACACAGACGTCCACCTCTCCATTGTCAGGAATGGAGACTGAAGCGTGCGGCCTGTGTCTACTTAACCCCCCTTAAGACTTCTGATTTGATTGGCGGGTCTTTCGAAGAACTTATATGAAACACTTCAACGTGCGAACTGACAAACCATCTCTCGCGGATATTAGCATCTTCCTCAAACGCACACGAGTTGCTTGGGAACATTCACGCATTTTCATTGAACAACAAAAGTAAACTGTTTAttaatttaacaataattatctcTTTGTCAAACTTAGGATCCTTTTAGGGAGTCAAACTTGATTAATGACTCGCTGGATTCAACATCTGCGGCCCTTTGTAACTAACACATCGGGCAGCAATGTGAATGCGGATTCACGGAACAAAATGGCAAACTATGTGTTCCAGTTACTAAATCTCGCATACA is a window of Montipora capricornis isolate CH-2021 chromosome 13, ASM3666992v2, whole genome shotgun sequence DNA encoding:
- the LOC138028846 gene encoding trace amine-associated receptor 7d-like translates to MERWTSVFGWLLSIATVLGNGFVVILIVKRRRLHSSSNWLVFSLAVADLGVGIVAFPLTHLCGLLSICNMRVYTGFHWFILHSSVTNLCSLTWDRFTAIVHPLKYHTSMTARRTLVVITLAWLIPFLIALYLVSGMYITNSPTALKIIRLTGVSGFDILGCILLLHAIVRILIVKAKHQATVKSERRQLQHNQSLNLSSLPQRRKHTNTANFIIALVLFFLGSYVITSILIFCRAFSCVNRPIEVSFVTLLLLTGNSTVNPLVYAFLKKDIKREIKIVVCRLELRNNNDERS